The following proteins come from a genomic window of Rutidosis leptorrhynchoides isolate AG116_Rl617_1_P2 chromosome 10, CSIRO_AGI_Rlap_v1, whole genome shotgun sequence:
- the LOC139872198 gene encoding autophagy-related protein 9-like, with translation MMFGGQKGVKAIHHLKQKLLGESSFLTSINEVPPEIELSNYQSAPSPGSESPSGLLNGEFLKVEPIADLDLFFERLYSYYCEKGLWCIIIKWIVELLSLAFIICFSGFFFLYVDWNGLRMAKCGMDAVESGIKPCDLAKEALYEHPLTPLTTFKLVILGYLGITFVYWIFCFLRFFVQLKDTLDIRQFYKNSLGVTDNEMQTMPWALILEKVVSIQESQQLCVIKDLSAHDIVMRLMRKENYLIGMLNKGVLAFPIFSWVPGAGPTVKKGPNGTRYCLMLTKTLEWTLNWCILHSMFDRNFCIRKDFISDRDTLKKRLMVVGIAMLLLSPFLVVFMLVYLFLRHAEQFYNHPSTASSRRWSNLSKWIFREFNEVDHLFKHRINSSVTHASDYLKQFPSPILSIIAKFVSFVSGGFAAILIIIAFLEESLLEGHIFGRNLFWYGAVFGAITAISRAAVSDELLVLDPHGTMSLVVQHTHYMPKRWRGKENTEFVRVEFETLFQYTGKMLLEEMASIFLTPFLLIFVVPKRVDDILQFILDFTVDVEGVGHVCSSSLFDFQKHGNSKYASPHDSSHTYRSSQGKMEKSFLSFQSSYPSWEPSAEGKQFLATLKTFKEQKFQEQGIRPGYVSPNRMPHWAPTLPGQGDQNSYFSRDTGPHISRTSYPLDCMWFIDPIHKNHPYILDWYYISYHYHRTQVVSPQDIESVPVDIEDSVANVWDPPNLGRDLVVQYDENWGSFFDDRAGSSLEASTSAPLLRGSVLQHHDSVPVGQTGRSHWWARDGRTQGVGPGPQTSFLEPPSFNRDDYDDYHDNISDRSFERSQVFDSRPSNRLSTTFYMDDVVGGEKFNLLFDDIYEQRSQSPSRDYDHMYERRSESPPRDGV, from the exons ATGATGTTTGGTGGGCAAAAAGGCGTCAAAGCTATCCACCATTTAAAACAAAAATTGCTTGGTGAATCGTCTTTTTTAACATCAATTAATGAAGTTCCTCCCGAAATTGAATTGTCTAATTACCAAAGTGCCCCTAGTCCAGGTAGTGAAAGCCCGTCAGGTCTTCTTAACGGTGAATTCTTGAAAGTTGAACCAATTGCTGATTTAGATTTGTTCTTTGAGAGACTATATAGCTACTATTGTGAAAAAGGTCTATGGTGCATTATTATTAAGTGGATTGTTGAACTTTTGAGCCTTGCTTTTATTATATGTTTCTcgggttttttctttttatatgttGATTGGAATGGTCTTCGAATGGCAAAATGTGGTATGGATGCAGTTGAATCAGGGATTAAACCGTGCGATCTTGCTAAGGAGGCTCTTTACGAACATCCTTTGACCCCATTAACGACTTTTAAACTCGTGATTCTCGGTTATTTAGGAATCACATTTGTTTATTGGATCTTTTGCTTTCTAAGGTTCTTTGTACAGTTGAAGGATACACTAGACATACGCCAATTCTACAAAAACAG cCTTGGTGTAACCGACAATGAAATGCAAACGATGCCATGGGCATTGATTCTTGAAAAGGTTGTTTCAATTCAAGAATCACAACAGTTATGCGTAATCAAGGATCTTTCTGCTCATGATATCGTAATGCGATTGATGAGGAAGGAAAATTACTTGATTGGAATGTTGAACAAAGGTGTACTAGCTTTCCCAATCTTTTCGTGGGTTCCCGGTGCGGGTCCCACTGTCAAGAAAGGTCCAAATGGTACACGTTATTGCCTTATGCTAACCAAGACCCTTGAATGGACTTTAAATTGGTGCATATTGCACAGCATGTTCGATAG AAACTTTTGTATTAGAAAGGACTTTATCAGTGATCGCGATACATTAAAGAAGAGATTGATGGTAGTTGGGATTGCAATGCTTCTCCTGTCTCCGTTTTTAGTTGTTTTTATGCTCGTGTATCTCTTTTTAAGACATGCGGAACAGTTCTACAATCATCCAAGTACAGCTTCGTCTCGAAGATGGTCTAACCTTTCAAAGTGGATATTCCGTGAATTTAATGAG GTTGATCATTTGTTCAAGCACCGAATCAACAGCAGTGTTACACATGCTTCGGATTATTTAAAGCAATTTCCATCTCCAATTTTATCAATAATTGCAAAGTTTGTATCTTTTGTTTCTGGCGGCTTTGCTGCAATCTTGATCATCATCGCGTTTCTTGAAGAATCTTTACTTGAAGGCCAC ATTTTTGGGCGTAATTTGTTTTGGTATGGAGCTGTCTTCGGAGCAATAACAGCCATCAGCCGAGCAGCTGTGTCAGACGAGCTTTTAGTACTTGATCCACACGGCACTATGTCACTTGTTGTGCAACACACTCATTATATGCCTAAAAGATGGCGAGGTAAAGAAAACACCGAGTTCGTTCGAGTGGAGTTCGAAACTCTTTTTCAG TATACCGGAAAGATGTTGCTGGAGGAGATGGCCTCGATTTTCCTCACTCCGTTCTTGCTTATCTTCGTAGTACCAaag CGGGTTGATGATATTTTGCAGTTCATTTTGGACTTCACTGTTGATGTTGAAGGTGTTGGTCATGTATGCAG TTCAAGTCTATTTGACTTCCAAAAACATGGTAATAGCAAATACGCATCGCCACATGACTCCTCACACACTTATCGAAGTTCCCAAGGGAAAATGGAGAAATCGTTCTTAAG CTTTCAAAGTAGCTACCCTTCATGGGAACCGAGCGCAGAAGGAAAACAATTCCTTGCAACACTCAAAACATTCAAGGAGCAAAAGTTTCAAGAACAGGGTATAAGACCGGGCTACGTAAGCCCAAACCGAATGCCACATTGGGCTCCAACCTTACCAGGTCAAGGTGACCAAAACAGTTACTTTTCTAGGGACACGGGCCCACACATTTCAAGAACCAGTTATCCACTAGATTGTATGTGGTTTATCGATCCTATTCACAAAAACCACCCGTACATACTCGACTGGTACTACATATCTTATCATTATCATCGTACACAAGTCGTCAGTCCACAAGACATCGAATCAGTCCCGGTTGATATCGAGGACAGTGTGGCAAACGTGTGGGACCCGCCCAATTTAGGTCGGGACCTGGTCGTCCAGTATGACGAGAACTGGGGGAGCTTCTTTGATGACCGAGCAGGGAGCAGTCTAGAAGCTTCTACCTCTGCTCCACTATTACGTGGAAGTGTTCTACAACATCATGACTCGGTACCTGTGGGCCAGACGGGTAGAAGCCACTGGTGGGCCCGGGATGGCCGAACTCAAGGGGTGGGACCGGGACCTCAAACGAGCTTTCTGGAACCACCAAGCTTTAATCGGGATGATTACGATGACTACCATGATAATATATCAGACCGAAGTTTTGAACGTAGTCAAGTGTTTGACTCGCGGCCTTCAAATCGGCTATCCACAACGTTTTACATGGATGATGTCGTAGGAGGTGAAAAATTTAATCTTCTTTTTGATGATATTTACGAACAACGTTCTCAAAGCCCGTCAAGAGATTATGATCATATGTATGAACGACGTTCTGAAAGCCCGCCGAGAGACGGTGTGTAG